The genomic stretch ttgctgatttttacactggtcaaatcgatttccttaaggctcaaatcaatttcctgctgagcgtgacttgtttttttttaaaactgcactatggaaatcgatttccctctgcatgaaatcgatttcctgctggcagaatgtggttttttgccttttttatgcttgttttggtttcctacttcctccacttcattaatatcattggatctaggatgttgataggtttgaaatgacctaatccataatattagatgaatgatattaatgatagtgtgagttgattatcttttgtgaattttattcttcttcctccatttcattaatatcattggatctaggatgttgataggtttgaaagaaccaaatccataatattagatgaatgatattaatgatagtgtgagttgattatctttatgcattttatcttctccttctcctttttttcttttgatcgatgaaagtcttaatactttgagaattcttatggattcttagtaaagactagatcgttacctattttcttttcgtgcggtattgctttcggaaggcgatctacatatcgttcttctcgcatacattagcacataaagttttgaccggcctcgttgtagggtgatttctacataaatcacttggcgatctgcttaacatagcgcaatatttcgtgtcccgaatcaaaaagatcaaacatggaagagaattgtatgcggttgatttaagacttgtggaggttttatcgtgtagtcgctatgattttatcaagcttctgataagccccattgactttaaatccgagtacatcattcactcaccatagatcttcctactaactttgataacatacttgacaagtttcaagatggttatctttaagatttaacaactaactttaatttccgcacctttatattaccgctctttatattaccgctctttatatttctcgccttatcgctttactttatcatttcatcacatttactttccgccatttttcctttgtccacttggaccatactttatcttttcttgctaaaacactaataaataaccaaaatctaaaaaatacataaggctctctttggactatcggttactatccctagcactttggagatttggacttatggacctagtacctctggactcattctattactatcctgtgattgttctgtctgtctggcattgttctgttgtatgtttatgtgtgcaggtatttccttgaaagcccttgatggttaattccaaggcattgagataaggattttacccgaaaacagctgttactctgcccgactttcgtcagaatcttaatgtgcttaatgcaaagtggtgccaagacaataagttcatctggatcccccaagtgttaatgtgttggtattgataattccaaaggatgggaaatctaccttgactcataatgtcaagtgttggcttcttatttcggttagaccgtttctttccttagcttttattttacgcaataggatagcctcttcatctcctcccattcttaaattttcaaaatcttctccctttttcaaaaaccttcttatgtttgcaacattttcaaaaccttttctcaaaaaatatctttcgcccttagtggcttttcttcaaaagtttagacaccgttaattgtcgaaacgagtggttataccccacgattttgaaattgattgatataatgagatctttttcgcgtgagagagctagtggcatactcgtcgattttatccgagttggagcccttctttcattagcgatgcaaagaactcgtttgttctcatgctcaagatcaatggctgagtatttctctctaacgacaacaaagtgtttattcgttttaaaaacgtttttcccaaaagcggaactacattagctctgacttctccattgcaccgaggaggtatgtaggcccaaagcttagcgctttgccgagcttattttaaaaataaaacaaacccgttttttagcacacacacacagattttcaaaaaggttcctgtggagtaccacagatatgaggggtgcttaaaaccttccccttgtataaacaacacccgtacctaagatctcttctttttgttttaaaaacaaactttggtttttttcgttcttttcccttttcctttggaaataataaaagtgcggtggcgactttcactgaaatattgattcgagtcaatcccatggcttcgatgtcagattttccccgctacatagATGGATATTAAACATTGGGGGATCAAAGTCACATAGTATGATACAAAACTACCAAGTAtagataaaaacaataaaattaatcaaacatGATCCTCAAATCTTCTCTAACGagataaaaaaaacctttttagaaAGGAGAAATTGAACCTATAACACCCTGGTTTTtggtatttattttttttaagacttttggagtatttttagtttaataatttaagttggtgaattttggttagaattaatgtagAAATGAGGATTGGTGGTTTAGcagtaaattatatttaattaaattcttaatcatttatttaatagagaaaatataagaataTTAGCTTTGAGGCAATAAAATACACTTTTAAAGAAATTAGGGAGATTAGTGGAGTTATAGATAATCAAGGGGAGtttttagaaattaattaaaataaaggagaattatgttttatttatttatttaagaaagaaaaatagggagAGTTTGTGAGTACTTGAAAAATTTGAGAAAGAGGCAAGGGAGAGAATAGCAAACCCTAGGAGAGAAAGCGTAGCAGAAGTGAGTTCAATATTAAAGCTTTGAGTTTCTTCAAATTAGAGGTAGGGGAATTATTCATGTATGGATATTTAAGAAGATGGATAGCGAGGGTTCCTTACCATCCTTCCTtctccccttttcttttcttttcttttcttatatgatGATTTTTGAGGCCGGAGAAGGTTTGGGAAAAATCTTTTAAGGCGATTAATATGATATGATTTCTTTTGTGCCTTGTTGATTGTATAATCAGCTCTATCTGGGAAATGAAATTAGAGAAATATAAGTTTTCCAAATATCAATAAGAACTCAAAGATCTCCCGTTCATACCCTTTCTTAGGAAGAAAAAATATAGTTAAAATCACTCAAAACACACCAACTGACACCTAATAAACTCATTTTACGAGAGCATAAATCAACTCATCAATACTCTCTTGTCAACCATTGAACATTTGGAATAAATGTTAACTACATAACACACAATGTTACAAGCACCCTAATCCAAACAAACATTTAAGGAACTCGAATcagaaaaggaaaacaaagatCTACCTTTCGTACTACACCAAATCGAAAGAAGGCCACCACTACACACAATAGAAGGACAAAAGCTCCAATGACATAAAAATTACCCCATATGGATTAGCTAAGAGAAGAAGATACCTCACTAAGTTTAGTTTCTTGGATTGCAACAAAATCTAATGATTTAGACAAAATAATCCCCCTAACCTTATTTTTCTTAATCCTTCCCAGTACACTCTACAACTAAAAGAGGAGATTAACATCGACACAAAACCCTTGTCAGTCGGACACACGTCTGATTTCTATCCATTTTTCTAGAGCCTTTAACTTCTCCACTTCTACCTTATCTCTCATCACATAAGTACACATTGCACAAAAAAATCAATAGAAGTACAAGGTGTAACAATACAatacatgatatatatatatatatatatagagaggatCCATTGACATCAAGTGTAAGTGTAAGAGACTTACCCCAAATCTTTGTTGAAAAAGAATTACAAGTGTGAGTAGTGTGGGAAATTTCGATATTGGTTAGGAATGTAgagacttgagcatttataagtggaggaatccacacacctatcaccttaagattttgagtGAGTATGTGgtatgtctctcacaaaggtgtgttgctcaaaagaAAAGTCCCCAAAGTTAAAAATGCTCCTCGTGTTGACCCCCGAATTGCTTccaacaaatggtatcatgagcctttggttagAGTGAAGGGACCGACTTACTTGTATCAAAATGCCAAGGAGGATGTGTTTCGTTGAAAAGTGTCAACGACGGTACAAGTGTATGTGAATAAAAGAATTTCCACTTGTGGTGGAGTATTGTggatagactcacacttgagggagaTTGTTGAAAAAGAATTACAAGTGTGAGTAGTGCGGGGAAGTCCCACATTGATTAGGAATGTGGAGACTTGAGCATTTTTAAGTGGGAGAACCACACACCTATCACTTTAACATTTTGGGAGtgtatgtggtgtgtctctcacaaaagtCTGTTGCTCAAAAGAAAAGTCCCCAAACTTAAAAATGCTCATCGTGCTGACTATTAAATTGCCCCCAACAATCTTAACCATTAAAAAGATTGATCAAACGGTCATATAAAAAATATGACTCATTCTTTTccctaaaaaataggctatttataTGACCGTTTGATCAAGTGCTATTAACGGTTGGGATTTATTGTAAGTCTTTTAGACTTTACACCGGGTGTtaagggtggaaataggctaggtcAGGCTAgactttagaaggcctgagcctgaTCTACGATAAATTTACAAGGCCTGAGCATGGCCTATGGCCTATTATAGACTCTTTTTTTGGCCTGACCATGCTTTTTTAAAAGTCTGGTCTGAcatgaaagcctatttaaaagcctattaCTCATTAAGATTtccaattaattcatattacttaagaaacCTTATAGgtcgacatatatatatatatatatatatatatatatatatatatatatatatatatatatatatatatatatatatatgaggagggatcaaattacacccgaagagttacaccacgagttacactcgttcaataactacatctcgaattaatattttataaattcaaccgttgaattgaaacataatatcatatagatcatacctataaagtttgagcttaatctataatgatttactatatcatcaagatatccaaagattaacgtcaaaatgagctttcatataacgttaattttaatgtaattcaatgacatagtaaatcattatagattaagctcaaactttatatgtatgatctatatgatattatgtttcaatccaacggttgaatttataaaatattaattcgagatgtagttattgaacgagtgtaactcgtggtgtaactcttcgggtgtaatttgatccctcctctatatatatatatatatatatatatatatatatatatatatatatatatatatatatatatatatatatatatatatatatatatatatatatatatatatatatatatattagaaattgaAAATGTACTCGTGGCTATCATATATAAGGTACCCAATACATATTTTGAGAAAAGGAAAGGACAAAAGCCCAAGCTAGATCCAATCATCAAATAAATTGGGTTTGGTTAATGCTAGCTCTTATTTTGTCACACATAAGGATGTTGAATGGAATCTCATTTTCTGACAAATAAAAATATGGCGATATTGTTTTATATGAAAGAAAATAATGAACAAATGTAGGCCATTAAGGGAACcttatgtaattaaatattcaTAATACTAATCCTCCCCTTCCTCTTGTTTTGGTGTCTATAAAGAATGTgataaatgattatgatttacACAAAAGAGCTAGAAACAACCAAAATTCTAAAGGCCATGATGACTGGTTCCGGTTCTCCTTGTGGAGCTTGTAAATTCTTGAGGAGAAAATGTATTAGAGGTTGTGTTTTTGCACCTTACTTTTGCCATGAACAAGGTGCTACTCATTTTGCAGCTATTCATAAGGTCTTTGGTGCAAGTAATGTTTCAAAACTTCTTGCACACCTCCCTGTGACTGATCGTTGTGAAGCTGCTGTCACAATCTCTTATGAAGCTCAAGCTAGACTTCAAGATCCAATTTATGGATGTGTTTCTCATATTTTTGCACTTCAACAACAGGTTTTTTCATCTCTCATAATCAGTTACAACCAATTAATCATCTTTATTAGTATATGTTTAACTCAAAACCCTAGATGGTATAtgcttatatttttttttgttaaattttgatattatatatatataataaagattATACACAAATAGAAGGAAAACGATTCAACAAATGCGTCGCTACTCAAGaaagaattttgaaaaaaaaaaatcaatatccaTAAGATGATACAATCAACGGAACATAAATACGATGTTCATAATCTTTAAGATATAGCTTTTATCAAAATCACGGTGAAATAATGTGTTGTCAAATTCATCGTCAATTCAAGTATACACTTACTTATGATACAATTTACAGGACATATAAACACTATGTTGATCTGTGCTTCTAGTTACTAATATAGAGATATTGTATTTTGATTTTTGTAGGTGGTAAATTTACAAGCTCAACTAGCTTATATGAAGGAACAAGCAGCTCAAAGGTGTCTCAATACTTTAATCTCTGAAAACCCTAATGAGAAAAGCTTTGTAAAACCTAATAATATTCTCCCTCATGATCTTCAAAGTTGGTTCCAAATGGAAAATGATTCCAACATGAGTCCTCAATTTGATCCCAACTTGTCCTCCTCCACTACTAATCTCTCAACAACACCACAATATTATAATGGGAATGCAACCACTCTCATGGACCTAAACCCTATAATTGGAAACTATGAAAATTCAGGAACTTTAGAAGAAAGCATCTCATCATTTTGTAACTTTGAAGAGAGATGTAATAACTCAATGTCCTCCTGTCATGACATGCAAAGGCAGTGGGCCTTTCATGAAATGAATAATTTTCAGTAAGCTTCATGAAAGATCAGAGTCTAGCTGTGTGAAAAGTTGGTGAAGAAGACTTTATCAATTTTGAATTGCTTCTACATTTATATATGTTGTGAAATCGTGTACTTCTGATCTGTTGCTATAAATAAGCTTATAGGAAGCTTAGAGATGTGTTCATATATATAATTGGAGTGAAAATCAACCTAATTAGCTAGTGTTTTGTTTAATCTAGTATAATATATGGTATTTATTAGAATAATAATGTGTGATTCTTGGAGATAAAACTATGGTTTTGTATGATAAAATTTGGGATTATTTATCTACATAGAAAAAATCTTAAAATTTGACCTAATAGATCCACTTACATGGGTATACTTTTTTCTGACATTTACTTTCCTTTCCCAAATAAGATAGGATAACTAGCAGTGGTAATCCCAAAGTAAGTGACCATATTTTAATCTGAGAAACCCTATCTgaagtaaattaaattaattgagtTGCTCTAATTGGGAAGAAGTAATCCCTAGGATATATGGAGCCAAAAAAGAACACATGTTTATCATGGTATTTATTTTTGTAATGCAACTATAAATCACATTAGATGAATGGAATCTTTTAAACAAgactttttattttcaaataatttgATTACTAGatatttcaactttttttttaaaagataaaattagtGGGATGTTACATATTCGGACTTGCAGTCTTGTAATCAGATATCCTCGCACAACTACCAAATATTTACGAGACTTTAAATAAGACATTTTTTGTTGATCTATAATAATAATCAAGTTACATTTCTTCcctatttcatttttgttttcctTAGTAACTAGTTGAATATAGTTTAGTTAGTTTGAACATCAACCATCTATTGTACTCACTAATTGAGATTATTCTTTTTCCTGACCATCACACTCGATTTCTAAATataatactttatttatttatgtgtttatCTATCGACATTTGTACCATTTCTAAAACATTTAACGAAGTTTGCTTTTTCATCTGGTCAACGTAACTTTTTATGTCTATTAATGTGGTTTTGTTTAATTCATTGGTTAATTATaaccttattttttttaatatctaaAAATTTGGAGGAAAATAGTCCACATTTAAATAAGGTTTTTGTGGGGAGGTGTTAAGAGAGTTTTTAAAATCTCTCGGGGTTAGTTGGGTCAATATCTATAAACCTAAGACTAAAAGTGGTTTGGAGTTAGAGATATTCGTTTGATCAACTTAGTTCTTTTGACTAAGTGGGGGTGAAATCTGATCTCAAGTGCCTTTAGTATTTAAAGAGATGTCATTGTTTTCCTTTATGGTGTCTATATTGTCTTTTGTTTAATAGGTGGTAGAGATTTAGGCTTTTGGAACTCATCCTCCTAGTGAAAAGGAATTCCCTTCTTGGCTCTAAGCAAGAAGATCGTTCTGAGTGGTTTATGGATGGTATCACTAGGAAGGTAGGTTCAAGATTTCAGACATCTTTTTAGACTGGCCCTTGGATGGGGAGTTATCTTCAAGATTTCTTCGTTTATGTGGAACTTTTAATTGCTGAATTCTTCTTAGTTATTGAAGTTCTTTATGAAATGATCCTTTGGGTTGGCTatatttttgcaaaaaaaaaaaaaataacaacatgGAGAAGTGTTCAAGTTGATCTAGCTTGCTAAAGTTGTATGGAGGTACACAGGGTACATATGATGGACACGTGTCCCAGCATGTTGCTCGACATATATGCATTGTGTATTAGAACTTAGTTGTTGCATTTTGGTAGATTC from Vicia villosa cultivar HV-30 ecotype Madison, WI unplaced genomic scaffold, Vvil1.0 ctg.000010F_1_1, whole genome shotgun sequence encodes the following:
- the LOC131621573 gene encoding LOB domain-containing protein 29-like — its product is MTGSGSPCGACKFLRRKCIRGCVFAPYFCHEQGATHFAAIHKVFGASNVSKLLAHLPVTDRCEAAVTISYEAQARLQDPIYGCVSHIFALQQQVVNLQAQLAYMKEQAAQRCLNTLISENPNEKSFVKPNNILPHDLQSWFQMENDSNMSPQFDPNLSSSTTNLSTTPQYYNGNATTLMDLNPIIGNYENSGTLEESISSFCNFEERCNNSMSSCHDMQRQWAFHEMNNFQ